Proteins found in one Haloferax litoreum genomic segment:
- a CDS encoding transcription initiation factor IIB, with protein MTGSVRRFTTDTARVRKQANDQSERDSERTKHEQNESLTCPECGSESLVSDSEHGETVCDDCGLVVEEDEIDRGPEWRAFNSSEKDQKSRVGAPTTNMMHDKGLSTNIGWQNKDAYGRSLSSRQREKMQRLRTWNERFRTRDSKERNLKQALGEIDRMASALGLPDNVRETASVIYRRALNDDLLPGRSIEGVATSSLYAAARMAGTPRSLDEITNVSRVEKDEIARTYRYVVRELKLEIQPADPEQYVPRFASDLGLADETERRARQLLKTAKKQGVHSGKSPVGLAAAAVYAASLLTNDKVTQNEVSDVANISEVTIRNRYHELLEAEEQIQTP; from the coding sequence ATGACAGGAAGTGTCCGACGTTTCACGACCGATACCGCGCGCGTGCGCAAACAGGCAAACGACCAGTCCGAACGCGATAGCGAACGGACCAAACACGAACAGAACGAGTCGCTCACGTGCCCAGAGTGCGGTTCTGAGTCGCTCGTCTCTGATTCGGAGCACGGTGAGACGGTCTGTGACGACTGCGGACTCGTCGTCGAGGAAGACGAGATAGACCGCGGGCCAGAGTGGCGTGCGTTCAACTCCTCGGAGAAAGACCAGAAGTCCCGTGTCGGTGCCCCCACCACCAACATGATGCACGACAAGGGACTGTCGACCAACATCGGCTGGCAGAACAAAGACGCCTACGGACGCTCGCTGTCGTCGCGACAGCGAGAGAAGATGCAGCGTCTCCGCACGTGGAACGAGCGCTTCCGCACTCGTGACTCCAAAGAGCGCAATCTGAAGCAGGCACTCGGCGAAATCGACCGGATGGCCTCGGCCCTCGGTCTTCCGGACAACGTTCGTGAGACTGCTTCAGTCATCTACCGACGCGCCCTCAACGACGACTTGCTCCCCGGCCGGTCCATCGAGGGCGTCGCCACGTCGTCGCTCTACGCCGCCGCCCGCATGGCTGGGACGCCTCGCTCGCTCGACGAGATTACGAACGTCTCGCGGGTCGAAAAGGACGAAATCGCTCGCACGTACCGATACGTCGTCCGAGAACTCAAACTCGAGATTCAACCCGCAGACCCCGAGCAGTACGTCCCACGCTTCGCGAGCGACCTGGGTCTCGCAGACGAGACCGAGCGACGCGCACGACAACTCTTGAAGACCGCGAAAAAGCAGGGCGTCCACTCGGGGAAGTCACCGGTCGGCCTCGCCGCCGCCGCCGTCTACGCCGCTTCGCTCCTCACCAACGACAAGGTGACGCAAAACGAGGTATCTGATGTGGCCAACATCTCCGAGGTCACCATCCGGAACCGCTACCACGAACTGCTCGAAGCGGAAGAGCAAATCCAGACGCCCTAA
- a CDS encoding potassium channel family protein has translation MPKPVTQDLRVIIGGGGEMGVRTAELLSDRGHDVVIVESDPDRCNELSEKYVATIIEGDASRPEKLRQAQPERSDVVAALTDDETTNFAICMAAQRMSDARTVMRINETPDELYEEFVDGLVFPERLGARAATNEIEVSGVRTIEDIGGNVEVVEVEVADDAPVAGKRLDEVRLPRGSLIIVDYHGNRLGGPDTLLEAGHRYVLAVESNVADEVMNLFRG, from the coding sequence ATGCCAAAACCAGTGACTCAGGATTTACGCGTCATCATCGGCGGCGGGGGAGAGATGGGCGTCCGTACGGCCGAACTCCTCTCAGACCGCGGCCACGACGTCGTCATCGTCGAATCCGACCCGGACCGCTGCAACGAACTCTCCGAGAAGTACGTCGCGACCATCATCGAGGGTGACGCCTCGCGCCCGGAGAAACTCAGACAGGCCCAACCCGAACGAAGCGACGTGGTCGCCGCGTTGACCGACGACGAGACGACCAACTTCGCCATCTGTATGGCCGCCCAGCGGATGTCGGACGCTCGAACCGTGATGCGCATCAACGAGACACCGGACGAACTCTACGAGGAGTTCGTGGATGGTCTCGTGTTCCCGGAGCGACTCGGTGCCCGCGCGGCGACGAACGAAATCGAGGTCAGCGGCGTCAGAACTATCGAGGACATCGGCGGCAACGTCGAAGTCGTCGAAGTCGAAGTCGCCGACGACGCACCCGTCGCCGGAAAACGACTGGACGAGGTTCGCCTGCCGCGCGGGAGTCTCATCATCGTCGACTACCACGGCAACCGACTCGGTGGCCCCGACACGCTCCTCGAAGCGGGTCACCGCTACGTCCTCGCCGTCGAGTCGAACGTCGCCGACGAAGTGATGAACCTGTTCCGCGGGTAG
- a CDS encoding NUDIX hydrolase, producing the protein METTRHFTATVYIVNDGAVALHRHERLGIRIPPGGHVDRDELPHEAGLREVREETGLDPQLVDDTDSVPAPDGEALPHPRQQMLYDINVHGDGSVGHQHIDHIYYAHVDSRDIDPAPGEADPDVWEWYDSDDLRESELDPDTVQFALEAIEVVSDED; encoded by the coding sequence ATGGAGACGACACGACACTTCACCGCCACGGTGTACATCGTCAACGACGGGGCCGTTGCCCTCCACCGACACGAACGCCTCGGCATCCGCATCCCACCCGGCGGCCACGTCGACCGCGACGAACTCCCCCACGAAGCCGGTTTGCGCGAGGTTCGTGAGGAGACCGGTCTCGACCCCCAACTCGTCGACGACACCGATTCCGTGCCCGCTCCCGACGGCGAAGCGCTTCCGCACCCGCGCCAGCAGATGCTCTACGACATCAACGTCCACGGCGATGGAAGCGTCGGCCACCAACACATCGACCACATCTACTACGCTCACGTGGACTCTCGTGACATTGACCCTGCACCGGGTGAGGCCGACCCCGACGTGTGGGAGTGGTACGACTCCGACGACCTGCGAGAGAGCGAACTCGACCCAGATACGGTGCAGTTTGCGCTGGAAGCTATCGAAGTCGTGTCGGACGAAGACTAA
- the gatC gene encoding Asp-tRNA(Asn)/Glu-tRNA(Gln) amidotransferase subunit GatC, translating into MSDTPVDADEVRHVAELARVDLDEDEVEEFATQFADILEYFDALDEVPEVDREDELVNVMRPDEVREGLTQDEALSNAEETEDGYFKGPRVS; encoded by the coding sequence ATGAGCGATACGCCCGTCGACGCCGACGAGGTTCGACACGTCGCCGAGTTGGCGCGGGTCGACCTCGACGAGGACGAAGTGGAGGAGTTCGCGACGCAGTTCGCGGACATCCTCGAGTACTTCGACGCCCTCGACGAGGTCCCCGAAGTGGACCGCGAAGACGAACTGGTGAACGTGATGCGCCCCGACGAGGTCCGTGAGGGCCTGACGCAAGACGAGGCGCTCTCGAACGCCGAAGAGACCGAAGACGGCTACTTCAAGGGTCCGCGGGTGTCCTAA
- the gatA gene encoding Asp-tRNA(Asn)/Glu-tRNA(Gln) amidotransferase subunit GatA, whose protein sequence is MSLNAFITKETVESDEDGPLSEKTIAVKDNISTKGLRTTCGSAMLEDYVPPYDATVVELLKDAGATIVGKANMDEFGMGTTTETSAFGPTKNPVDESRVPGGSSGGSAAAVAAGEADLALGSDTGGSIRCPAAFCGVVGIKPTYGLVSRYGLVAYANSLEQIGPIAPTVEDAAGLLDVIAGPDERDGTTHDEGADSDYASAADGDVDGLTIGVPTELVDGADEGVEEAFWAALDELEAQGAEYREVSMPSVEKAVAAYYVIAMSEASSNLARFDGVRYGKSGGYEGNWNDAFARAREEGFGPEVKRRILLGTYALSAGYHDKYYAKAQDARAWVKQDFDAAFEDVDVLASPTMPVPPFKLGESLDDPLQMYLADANTVPVNLANLPAISVPAGETDGLPVGLQLIGKKFDEETIIRAASAVEN, encoded by the coding sequence ATGTCGCTGAACGCCTTCATCACGAAAGAGACGGTCGAGAGCGACGAAGACGGTCCGCTCAGCGAGAAGACCATCGCCGTCAAGGACAACATCTCGACGAAGGGTCTCCGCACGACCTGTGGGTCTGCGATGCTCGAAGACTACGTCCCGCCGTACGACGCGACGGTCGTCGAACTGCTGAAAGACGCCGGCGCGACCATCGTTGGCAAGGCAAACATGGACGAGTTCGGGATGGGGACGACCACCGAAACGTCGGCGTTCGGCCCGACGAAGAATCCCGTGGACGAATCCCGCGTCCCCGGTGGGTCGTCCGGTGGGTCTGCCGCCGCAGTCGCCGCCGGTGAAGCGGACCTCGCACTCGGGTCTGACACGGGTGGCTCTATCCGCTGTCCCGCCGCCTTCTGTGGCGTCGTCGGCATCAAGCCCACCTACGGCCTCGTCTCACGGTACGGCCTCGTCGCCTACGCGAACTCCCTCGAACAAATCGGCCCAATCGCGCCGACGGTCGAAGACGCCGCAGGCCTCCTCGACGTCATCGCCGGCCCCGACGAACGCGACGGCACCACCCACGACGAAGGTGCCGACTCCGACTACGCCTCGGCCGCCGACGGCGACGTGGACGGCCTCACTATCGGCGTCCCGACCGAACTGGTCGACGGTGCCGACGAGGGCGTCGAGGAAGCCTTCTGGGCCGCCCTCGACGAACTCGAAGCACAGGGTGCCGAGTACCGCGAAGTCAGCATGCCGTCGGTCGAAAAGGCCGTCGCCGCCTACTACGTCATCGCCATGTCCGAGGCGTCTTCGAACCTCGCGCGGTTCGACGGCGTCCGCTACGGCAAATCCGGTGGCTACGAGGGCAACTGGAACGACGCCTTCGCCCGCGCCCGCGAAGAAGGGTTTGGCCCCGAAGTGAAGCGCCGTATCCTCCTCGGCACGTACGCGCTCTCTGCCGGGTACCACGACAAGTACTACGCGAAGGCGCAGGACGCCCGCGCGTGGGTCAAACAGGACTTCGACGCGGCGTTCGAGGACGTGGACGTACTCGCCTCGCCGACGATGCCCGTGCCGCCGTTCAAACTCGGTGAGAGCCTCGACGACCCGCTTCAGATGTACCTCGCCGACGCCAACACCGTCCCGGTGAACCTCGCCAACCTCCCCGCTATCTCCGTGCCCGCGGGCGAGACGGACGGCCTCCCGGTCGGACTCCAACTCATCGGCAAGAAGTTCGACGAAGAGACCATCATTCGCGCGGCGTCTGCCGTCGAGAACTGA